The following are encoded together in the Pleurocapsa sp. FMAR1 genome:
- a CDS encoding NADP-dependent isocitrate dehydrogenase: MYEKLTPPNAGSKITFQDGKPIVPDDPIIPFIRGDGTGVDIWPATEAVIDAAVKTAYGDKRKINWFKVYAGDEACEKYGTYQYLPQDTLDAIKEYGVAIKGPLTTPVGGGIRSLNVALRQIFQLYACVRPCRYYQGTPSPHKYPEKLDVIVYRENTEDIYLGIEWKQGDEIGTRLINLLNTDLIPNTPEHGKKQIPLDSGIGIKPISKTGSQRLIRKAIQQALKLTANKQQVTLVHKGNIMKYTEGAFRDWGYELATTEFRGECVTERESWILSNKEANSNLSIEDNARKIEPGYNALTPEKQQKIGQEVQEVLDNIWDTHGEGKWKNKVMVNDRIADSIFQQIQTRPDDYSILATMNLNGDYISDAAAAIVGGLGMSPGANIGDDCAIFEATHGTAPKHAGLDRINPGSVILSGVMMLEFMGWQEAADLIQKGLAEAIANSEVTYDLARLIEPPVDPPLKCSEFAQAIIKHFA; the protein is encoded by the coding sequence ATGTACGAGAAACTGACACCACCAAACGCTGGCTCTAAAATAACTTTTCAAGATGGCAAGCCTATTGTCCCTGATGATCCAATCATTCCCTTTATTCGTGGTGATGGTACTGGAGTAGATATTTGGCCAGCTACCGAAGCTGTAATTGATGCAGCGGTCAAAACTGCCTACGGTGACAAGCGTAAAATCAATTGGTTTAAGGTGTATGCGGGAGACGAAGCCTGTGAAAAATATGGTACTTACCAATATCTGCCTCAGGATACTCTAGATGCGATTAAAGAATATGGAGTGGCAATAAAAGGTCCTTTGACTACTCCTGTAGGAGGAGGGATTCGTTCCTTGAATGTAGCTCTGCGCCAAATATTTCAGCTATATGCCTGTGTGCGTCCCTGCCGTTACTATCAAGGTACGCCATCTCCTCATAAATATCCTGAAAAGCTGGACGTAATTGTTTATCGTGAAAATACCGAAGATATTTATCTGGGTATTGAATGGAAACAAGGGGACGAAATTGGCACTAGGTTGATTAATTTACTAAACACAGATTTGATTCCCAACACTCCTGAACATGGCAAGAAGCAAATTCCTTTAGATTCAGGGATTGGCATCAAGCCGATTAGCAAAACTGGTTCACAACGCTTAATTAGAAAAGCAATTCAGCAGGCTTTAAAACTGACTGCAAACAAGCAACAGGTTACTTTAGTACATAAGGGTAATATTATGAAATATACCGAAGGTGCTTTTCGTGACTGGGGTTATGAATTGGCGACTACAGAATTTCGGGGTGAATGTGTTACCGAAAGAGAATCTTGGATTCTAAGCAATAAAGAAGCAAATAGTAATCTTTCAATTGAAGATAACGCTCGTAAAATAGAGCCTGGATATAATGCTCTAACTCCAGAAAAACAGCAAAAAATTGGTCAAGAAGTTCAAGAAGTCTTAGACAATATTTGGGATACTCACGGGGAAGGCAAATGGAAGAACAAAGTAATGGTAAACGATCGCATTGCTGACAGTATTTTTCAGCAAATTCAAACCCGCCCTGATGATTATTCTATCTTGGCAACGATGAACCTAAACGGCGATTACATTTCTGATGCAGCAGCAGCTATTGTTGGCGGTTTGGGTATGAGTCCTGGGGCAAACATTGGTGACGATTGCGCTATCTTTGAAGCTACCCACGGCACAGCACCAAAGCACGCTGGACTAGATCGGATTAATCCAGGCTCGGTTATTCTCTCTGGAGTCATGATGCTAGAGTTTATGGGTTGGCAAGAAGCGGCGGATTTGATTCAAAAGGGATTGGCTGAAGCGATCGCTAATAGTGAAGTTACCTATGATTTAGCTAGACTGATCGAGCCTCCTGTTGACCCTCCTTTAAAATGCTCTGAATTTGCTCAAGCAATCATCAAACATTTTG